One stretch of Danio rerio strain Tuebingen ecotype United States chromosome 6, GRCz12tu, whole genome shotgun sequence DNA includes these proteins:
- the LOC799796 gene encoding uncharacterized protein: MAHSKDPVGHWKDLETWLSVVTGSLLPKAAETLQPLTQNQLDENIDSIMKQDPSQSFNHKELAKITGTLSHTLIATLKLSDRHASQLQHKLTRLQARIEQLELEAQERLEQANEVDEGTKEEIDKLQEALTAITEQREQARADHADVANKLDYAEQLLKEAKVDLRDKKARIKALETHLSEARHEIDRLMQEVDDIKEESASELRHAYALRYEPPKTRCAPASPLPSRTGSPVPELSPIERGEKPCRRSSPTPSEEPYLTPQRREPVIASHRSSYSLDLKDLDKLARNIGKFTPSVSGGLEVHAYLQDIDFHLEMRPNVSDKERLYLLRATSSPEVRSFLDRQPARVKNDYRLIQEALIREFANPESDQGLLGALETKQARNESPHAYYNRLRQAFFGTRNEPNMEEDLNFKILFLRNLHPAVSQHLGVLACPRTMSIQQLRDLTQKAHNKQKMVLEKNTKTAKVLDFNTQNPELALEGAQRPNSVRPPSPAWNASSSNRQRNSYDDTRPKQRNSHWHGPHGQRRSPEHHQERNQWGSNKSWSPSKGRHQNPGSSSPRSQRRYSKNFHPDNAQTQSQQEENAPPGFNPQELVKLMMKEFLKCIEEDRKREKEKADSA; this comes from the coding sequence ATGGCTCACTCCAAAGATCCTGTTGGCCACTGGAAGGACCTGGAAACATGGCTGAGCGTTGTAACAGGCAGTCTCCTCCCTAAAGCTGCCGAAACACTGCAGCCCCTGACGCAAAACCAATTGGATgagaacatagacagcatcatgaAGCAAGACCCAAGTCAAAGCTTCAACCACAAGGAGCTGGCCAAAATCACTGGTACTTTGAGTCACACACTCATAGCCACCCTCAAGTTGAGTGACAGACACGCCTCCCAACTCCAACACAAGCTGACACGCCTGCAAGCCCGCATCGAGCAGCTAGAGCTAGAGGCTCAGGAACGTCTGGAACAAGCAAATGAGGTGGATGAAGGTACCAAAGAGGAGATCGACAAACTACAAGAAGCTCTAACGGCCATCACAGAACAAAGAGAACAAGCCAGAGCAGACCACGCTGACGTCGCTAACAAGCTAGATTACGCTGAACAGCTACTGAAGGAAGCGAAGGTGGACTTAAGAGACAAGAAGGCCAGAATCAAAGCCCTTGAAACTCACCTGAGCGAAGCAAGACATGAGATCGACAGACTAATGCAGGAAGTGGATGACATCAAAGAGGAGTCCGCCAGTGAACTCAGGCATGCCTATGCACTGCGCTATGAACCTCCAAAGACAAGATGTGCACCAGCCTCGCCCCTGCCAAGCAGGACAGGATCCCCTGTTCCTGAGCTCTCACCTATTGAAAGAGGTGAGAAACCATGCCGAAGATCTTCGCCAACACCTTCTGAAGAGCCTTACCTTACCCCACAGCGACGAGAGCCTGTGATAGCCAGTCACAGATCGTCATACAGTCTGGACCTTAAAGACCTTGACAAGCTGGCCAGAAACATTGGCAAGTTTACTCCAAGTGTGTCAGGTGGTTTGGAGGTCCACGCTTATTTGCAAGACATTGATTTCCACCTGGAAATGAGACCCAATGTCTCTGACAAAGAAAGACTGTATTTGCTTCGAGCCACATCCAGCCCTGAGGTGCGCAGCTTCCTGGACCGACAACCGGCTCGGGTAAAGAACGATTACCGTTTGATCCAAGAAGCCCTCATCAGAGAGTTTGCAAACCCTGAATCAGATCAAGGACTGTTAGGTGCTCTGGAGACAAAACAAGCTCGCAACGAGTCCCCACATGCTTACTACAACCGACTCAGGCAAGCCTTTTTCGGAACTCGCAACGAACCGAATATGGAAGAAGACCTGAACTTTAAGATTCTCTTCCTGAGAAACCTCCATCCTGCAGTAAGTCAACATCTCGGAGTACTCGCATGCCCACGAACAATGAGCATCCAGCAATTGCGAGATTTGACACAGAAAGCCCACAACAAACAAAAGATGGTGTTAGAGAAGAACACTAAAACTGCAAAAGTTCTTGACTTTAACACCCAGAATCCAGAACTGGCACTAGAGGGTGCCCAACGCCCAAACAGCGTGAGACCACCATCCCCAGCGTGGAATGCGTCTTCGTCCAATAGACAACGGAACTCCTACGATGACACAAGACCTAAACAAAGGAACAGTCACTGGCATGGACCGCATGGACAACGACGCTCACCTGAACACCACCAGGAAAGAAACCAATGGGGGTCAAACAAAAGCTGGTCACCATCTAAGGGAAGACATCAAAACCCTGGATCATCAAGTCCAAGGAGTCAACGAAGGTACTCCAAAAACTTCCACCCTGACAACGCTCAGACTCAATCCCAGCAAGAGGAAAATGCCCCACCGGGATTTAACCCTCAAGAACTGGTGAAATTGATGATGAAAGAGTTTCTCAAATGCATAGAGGAGGACAGGAAACGGGAAAAGGAAAAAGCAGATTCAGCCTGA